A genomic region of Alligator mississippiensis isolate rAllMis1 chromosome 6, rAllMis1, whole genome shotgun sequence contains the following coding sequences:
- the CITED4 gene encoding cbp/p300-interacting transactivator 4: protein MADHMMMSLSHGANGLQNYRLGMNGLQGPPQHGQHVLRTLPATGQMMQYGGAGMDGAMRARPSMSGPMGHHQMPSAMMFSSPSQQQQYMGSVGTQQLMASMHLQKLNTQYQGHPLMGMSNGPMGAGAQQYRVGPTQHPGMQHMPSPALTLNIMDTDLIDEEVLTSLVLELGLDRIQELPELFLGQNEFDFISDFVSKQQPSAISC from the coding sequence ATGGCCGATCACATGATGATGTCCCTGAGCCACGGAGCAAACGGGCTCCAGAACTACCGTCTGGGCATGAACGGGCTGCAGGGGCCCCCGCAGCACGGGCAGCACGTGTTACGGACTCTACCTGCCACCGGGCAGATGATGCAGTACGGCGGGGCCGGCATGGACGGGGCCATGAGAGCACGACCCAGCATGAGCGGACCCATGGGCCACCACCAAATGCCCAGCGCTATGATGttcagcagccccagccagcagcagcagtacatggGATCTGTGGGCACTCAGCAGCTCATGGCCAGCATGCACCTACAAAAACTCAACACTCAGTATCAAGGCCACCCTCTGATGGGCATGAGCAATGGTCCTATGGGAGCAGGTGCACAGCAGTATAGGGTGGGCCCCACCCAGCACCCTGGCATGCAGCATATGCCCTCGCCGGCTCTGACTTTGAATATTATGGACACTGATCTCATAGATGAGGAGGTTTTGACATCTCTAGTCTTGGAGCTGGGTTTGGACCGGATTCAGGAGCTGCCTGAACTCTTCTTGGGACAAAACGAGTTTGACTTCATTTCGGACTTCGTCAGCAAACAACAGCCCAGTGCCATCAGCTGCTGA